In a genomic window of Streptomyces koelreuteriae:
- a CDS encoding carbohydrate ABC transporter permease, with translation MAQAAAVAKPPAPPRRRRASATPRRLPYLLIAPAALLMLGFIAYPVISVFYYSLQNYNPTKPWRNGYAGFDNFVHAFTKDPIFWDTLVFSAKWVVVEVGLQLLFGLALALIVNQTFVGRGLGRALVFSPWAVSGVLTSAIWVLLYNSQTGITRYLADLGIGSYGTSWLSDTSTVFPAAVVADLWRGVPFFAILILADLQSVSKDLYEAAEVDGASRIKQFWHITLPHLKDAIILSTLLRAVWEFNNVDLLYTLTGGGPAGETTTLPLYIANTSVDAHNFGYASALTTVAFVILLFCSMVYLRLSKFGGDNK, from the coding sequence ATGGCCCAAGCCGCAGCCGTGGCGAAACCGCCCGCGCCACCCCGGCGGCGCCGGGCCTCCGCCACGCCGCGCAGGCTCCCGTACCTGCTGATCGCCCCGGCCGCCCTGCTCATGCTGGGCTTCATCGCCTACCCGGTCATCAGCGTCTTCTACTACAGCCTGCAGAACTACAACCCCACCAAGCCGTGGCGGAACGGCTACGCGGGCTTCGACAACTTCGTCCACGCCTTCACCAAGGACCCGATCTTCTGGGACACCCTGGTCTTCAGCGCCAAGTGGGTCGTCGTCGAGGTCGGACTCCAGTTGCTGTTCGGTCTCGCGCTGGCCCTCATCGTCAACCAGACCTTCGTGGGCCGGGGCCTGGGACGCGCCCTGGTCTTCTCCCCGTGGGCCGTCTCCGGCGTACTGACCTCCGCGATCTGGGTGCTGCTCTACAACTCCCAGACGGGCATCACCCGTTACCTCGCGGACCTGGGCATCGGCTCCTACGGCACGAGCTGGCTGTCGGACACCTCCACGGTGTTCCCGGCGGCGGTCGTGGCCGACCTGTGGCGAGGCGTTCCCTTCTTCGCGATCCTCATCCTCGCCGACCTCCAGTCCGTCTCGAAGGACCTGTACGAGGCCGCCGAGGTCGACGGGGCCAGCCGCATCAAGCAGTTCTGGCACATCACGCTGCCGCATCTGAAGGACGCCATCATCCTGTCCACGCTGCTGCGCGCGGTGTGGGAGTTCAACAACGTCGACCTGCTCTACACGCTGACCGGCGGCGGCCCGGCGGGGGAGACCACGACCCTCCCGCTGTACATCGCCAACACCTCGGTCGACGCCCACAACTTCGGCTACGCGTCCGCCCTGACCACGGTCGCGTTCGTGATCCTGCTCTTCTGCTCGATGGTCTATCTGCGGCTGAGCAAGTTCGGAGGCGACAACAAGTGA
- a CDS encoding GntR family transcriptional regulator, translating to MTSVPTPIPSRTQFVLEGIKHRILTGQLTPGQALVETELAAQFGVSKTPVREALKTLAGTGLVVMSQYKGVTVRLVDADMAREVYDVRLLLEPEALKRAVQRGASLDAAREALTRADAAVDTAERSLANREFHRALYLPCGNPLLGRMLDEVRDQAALVSAVAWAASPSWEREAGEHREILRLALDGDADGAARALHSHIASFVRRAFPEAGLEQEGQQ from the coding sequence ATGACCTCTGTGCCCACGCCGATCCCCTCCCGCACGCAGTTCGTGCTGGAAGGGATCAAGCACCGCATCCTCACCGGGCAGTTGACGCCCGGGCAGGCGCTGGTCGAGACCGAGCTCGCCGCACAGTTCGGGGTGTCGAAGACCCCGGTGCGCGAGGCCCTCAAGACCCTCGCCGGGACCGGGCTGGTCGTGATGAGCCAGTACAAGGGCGTCACCGTGCGCCTGGTGGACGCGGACATGGCACGCGAGGTCTACGACGTACGGCTGCTGCTGGAACCCGAGGCGCTGAAGCGCGCCGTACAGCGCGGGGCCTCCCTGGACGCCGCCCGTGAGGCGCTGACCAGGGCCGACGCGGCCGTCGACACCGCCGAACGGTCCCTCGCCAACCGGGAGTTCCACCGCGCCCTGTACCTGCCCTGCGGCAACCCGCTGCTCGGCCGGATGCTCGACGAGGTCCGCGACCAGGCCGCCCTGGTCTCCGCCGTCGCCTGGGCCGCCTCCCCGTCCTGGGAGCGGGAGGCCGGCGAGCACCGCGAGATCCTCCGGCTCGCCCTCGACGGCGACGCCGACGGCGCGGCCCGCGCCCTCCACTCCCACATCGCGTCCTTCGTACGGCGTGCTTTCCCCGAGGCAGGACTGGAACAGGAAGGTCAGCAATGA
- a CDS encoding TIGR03086 family metal-binding protein → MTDTTPTLDLGPQTAVVARLAEAVTDEQLAGPTPCPEYRVRHVLGHLAGLAAAFRDAGRKDLGATTDTNPQSALPDIGPGWREELPEVLGELAEAWRDPAAWTGMTRAGGLDLPGEIAGLVATDELVIHGWDLARATGRPYAPDPAALQVCHDFLTAAADDPGRGEIFGPVVPVGADAALLDRAVGLSGRKPGWTPGP, encoded by the coding sequence ATGACCGACACGACCCCGACCCTCGACCTCGGACCCCAGACGGCGGTCGTCGCACGCCTGGCCGAAGCTGTCACCGACGAGCAGCTCGCGGGCCCGACGCCCTGCCCCGAGTACAGGGTGCGCCATGTGCTGGGCCATCTGGCCGGACTGGCCGCCGCCTTCCGTGACGCCGGCCGCAAGGACCTCGGAGCCACGACCGACACCAATCCGCAGTCCGCGCTCCCGGACATCGGCCCCGGCTGGCGCGAGGAGCTGCCCGAGGTGCTCGGTGAACTGGCCGAGGCCTGGCGCGACCCGGCCGCGTGGACCGGTATGACCCGGGCCGGAGGCCTGGACCTGCCCGGCGAGATCGCGGGCCTCGTCGCCACCGACGAGCTGGTGATCCACGGCTGGGACCTGGCCCGCGCCACCGGCCGGCCCTACGCCCCCGACCCGGCCGCGCTCCAGGTCTGCCACGACTTCCTCACGGCGGCGGCCGACGACCCCGGCCGCGGTGAGATCTTCGGCCCCGTCGTGCCCGTGGGCGCGGACGCGGCGCTGCTGGACCGGGCGGTGGGGCTGAGCGGGCGGAAGCCGGGGTGGACGCCAGGCCCGTAG
- a CDS encoding 5-dehydro-4-deoxyglucarate dehydratase gives MTSAPLAARLTVPSGPLFFPVTAYGPDGSVDLDAYRTHVRRGVEAGAAAVFACCGTGEFHALTPEEFERCVRAAVEATEGRVPVVAGAGYGTALAVRYARLAEAAGADGLLAMPPYLVVAGQEGLLRHYREVAAATALPVIVYQRDNAVFTPETVVELARTDGIIGLKDGLGDLDLMQRVISAVRSEVPGDFLYFNGLPTAEQTQLAYRALGVTLYSSAVFCFAPELALAFHQALGNGDERTVEKLLDGFFRPFVELRAQGRGYAVALVKAGVRLRGLDVGEVRPPLHEPTEDHVKQLAELIERGYALLEEAK, from the coding sequence GTGACGTCAGCCCCTCTCGCCGCTCGGCTCACCGTCCCCAGCGGACCGCTGTTCTTCCCGGTCACCGCGTACGGCCCCGACGGCTCCGTGGACCTCGACGCCTACCGCACGCATGTACGCCGCGGGGTGGAGGCCGGAGCCGCCGCCGTGTTCGCCTGCTGCGGCACCGGCGAGTTCCACGCGCTCACGCCTGAGGAGTTCGAGCGGTGTGTCCGGGCGGCCGTCGAGGCGACCGAGGGGCGTGTGCCGGTGGTCGCGGGCGCCGGGTACGGCACCGCGCTCGCCGTGCGCTACGCCCGCCTCGCCGAGGCCGCAGGGGCGGACGGGCTGCTCGCCATGCCGCCCTACCTCGTCGTCGCCGGGCAGGAAGGCCTGCTGCGGCACTACCGGGAGGTGGCCGCCGCGACCGCCCTGCCGGTCATCGTCTACCAGCGCGACAACGCTGTCTTCACCCCGGAGACCGTCGTCGAACTGGCCCGCACGGACGGGATCATCGGCCTCAAGGACGGGCTCGGCGACCTCGACCTCATGCAGCGCGTCATCAGCGCGGTGCGCTCGGAGGTCCCGGGCGATTTCCTGTACTTCAACGGCCTGCCGACCGCCGAGCAGACCCAGCTCGCCTACCGCGCCCTCGGTGTCACGCTCTACTCCTCCGCCGTGTTCTGCTTCGCGCCCGAGCTGGCCCTCGCCTTCCACCAGGCCCTCGGCAACGGCGACGAACGGACCGTCGAGAAGCTGCTGGACGGCTTCTTCCGCCCGTTCGTCGAACTGCGTGCCCAGGGGCGTGGTTACGCCGTCGCCCTCGTCAAGGCCGGTGTACGGCTGCGTGGCCTCGACGTGGGCGAGGTGCGGCCCCCGCTGCACGAGCCGACCGAGGATCATGTCAAGCAGCTCGCCGAACTGATCGAACGCGGCTATGCGCTGCTGGAGGAGGCCAAGTGA
- a CDS encoding SRPBCC family protein, producing the protein MTQDGALRLHLEYELDDLCPVVFRKLTEPRELARWWGPDGFDTPGVEIDLRPGGAYRIAMQPPEGELFHLVGEYIDVDPPVGLSYTFRWEEPDPEDRETVVTLSLHDTDVRRSELTLDQGDFATERRRVLHEEGWVQSLGKLGEMLASPWD; encoded by the coding sequence ATGACACAGGACGGCGCGCTGAGACTGCATCTGGAGTACGAGCTGGACGATCTGTGCCCGGTCGTGTTCCGCAAGCTGACCGAGCCCCGGGAACTGGCACGCTGGTGGGGCCCGGACGGGTTCGACACCCCGGGTGTGGAGATCGATCTCCGCCCGGGTGGTGCCTACCGGATCGCGATGCAGCCCCCGGAAGGCGAGCTGTTCCACCTGGTGGGCGAATACATCGACGTCGATCCCCCGGTAGGCCTGTCGTACACCTTCCGCTGGGAGGAGCCCGACCCCGAGGACCGGGAGACGGTGGTGACACTGTCGCTGCACGACACCGACGTCAGACGGTCCGAGCTCACCCTCGACCAGGGCGACTTCGCCACCGAGCGGCGGCGGGTACTCCACGAGGAAGGCTGGGTGCAGAGCCTCGGCAAGCTGGGGGAAATGCTCGCCTCACCCTGGGATTGA
- a CDS encoding carbohydrate ABC transporter permease has protein sequence MSVKEATKAAPAPVRATPESPRHPKRKRAWDEAPRWQVYLPLGIYLVFTLIPFYWILLFSLRPAGSTSLVPWPMTFEHFEKVWTDRSFGTYFTNSVLVGVATLLMTTLVALAGGYALARFDFKIKRAFMLALLCSQFVPGALLLVPLFEIFAELQMINSLGSVILAETVFQLPLSMILISNFIKNVPYSLEEAAWVDGCNRMTAFRIVVLPLLRPGLIAVGSFAFVHSWNHFLFALMFLNNQDKQTIPVGLNSLMSADSVDLGALAAGGIIAAVPVVIVFAFIQKWLITGFSAGAVKG, from the coding sequence GTGAGCGTCAAGGAAGCCACCAAGGCGGCGCCCGCTCCCGTGCGCGCCACCCCCGAATCGCCGCGGCACCCGAAGAGGAAGCGCGCGTGGGACGAGGCACCCCGCTGGCAGGTCTATCTGCCCCTGGGCATCTACCTGGTCTTCACGCTCATCCCCTTCTACTGGATCCTGCTCTTCTCGCTGCGCCCGGCCGGCTCGACCTCGCTCGTGCCCTGGCCGATGACCTTCGAGCACTTCGAGAAGGTGTGGACGGACCGCAGCTTCGGCACCTACTTCACCAACAGCGTGCTCGTCGGCGTCGCCACCCTGCTGATGACGACGCTCGTCGCCCTGGCCGGCGGCTACGCCCTCGCCCGGTTCGACTTCAAGATCAAGCGGGCGTTCATGCTGGCGCTGCTGTGCTCCCAGTTCGTGCCGGGCGCCTTGCTGCTGGTGCCGCTGTTCGAGATCTTCGCCGAACTGCAGATGATCAACTCGCTGGGTAGTGTCATCCTCGCCGAGACGGTCTTCCAGCTGCCGCTGTCGATGATCCTGATCAGCAACTTCATCAAGAACGTGCCGTACTCCCTGGAGGAGGCGGCCTGGGTGGACGGCTGCAACCGCATGACGGCCTTCCGGATCGTGGTGCTGCCGCTGCTGCGGCCGGGCCTGATCGCCGTCGGCTCGTTCGCCTTCGTCCACTCCTGGAACCACTTCCTGTTCGCCCTGATGTTCCTGAACAACCAGGACAAGCAGACGATCCCGGTCGGCCTCAACTCCCTGATGAGCGCGGACAGCGTCGACCTGGGCGCCCTCGCGGCGGGCGGCATCATCGCGGCCGTCCCGGTCGTGATCGTGTTCGCCTTCATCCAGAAGTGGCTGATCACCGGGTTCAGCGCGGGGGCGGTGAAGGGATGA
- a CDS encoding NAD-dependent epimerase/dehydratase family protein, giving the protein MPAPRTVLLTGAAGGLGTLMRDLLPAYGYELRLLDLRPIEDAPDAIVADLGDKDAVREAVRGVDAIIHLAGISLEAPFEKILKANIEGTYHLYEAAREEGVGRIVFASSNHAVGYTPRPRGDDPLIPIDTPHRPDTFYGLSKSFGEDLAQFYWDKHGVETVSVRIGSCFAEPTSVRMLSIWMSPTDGARLLHASLTAENVGHTVVYGSSANTRLWWDLTTARALGYDPQDDSEPFAEKLIAEQGELRDGNEAHAYLGGPFVTDPPIWPY; this is encoded by the coding sequence ATGCCCGCTCCCCGCACCGTTCTGCTCACCGGCGCCGCCGGCGGCCTCGGCACCCTGATGCGGGACCTGCTCCCGGCCTACGGCTACGAGCTGCGCCTGCTCGACCTGCGCCCGATCGAGGACGCGCCGGACGCGATCGTCGCCGACCTCGGCGACAAGGACGCCGTGCGCGAGGCGGTCCGGGGCGTCGACGCGATCATCCACCTCGCGGGCATCTCCCTGGAAGCCCCCTTCGAGAAGATCCTCAAGGCGAACATCGAGGGCACCTACCACCTGTACGAGGCCGCCCGCGAGGAGGGCGTCGGCCGGATCGTCTTCGCCTCCTCCAACCACGCCGTCGGCTACACCCCGCGCCCCCGGGGCGACGACCCGCTCATCCCCATCGACACCCCGCACCGCCCGGACACCTTCTACGGCCTGTCCAAGTCCTTCGGCGAAGACCTCGCGCAGTTCTACTGGGACAAGCACGGCGTCGAGACGGTCTCGGTGCGCATCGGCTCCTGCTTCGCCGAGCCGACCAGCGTGCGCATGCTGTCGATCTGGATGAGCCCGACCGACGGCGCCCGTCTCCTCCACGCGAGCCTGACCGCCGAGAACGTCGGCCACACCGTCGTCTACGGCTCCTCCGCCAACACCCGGCTCTGGTGGGACCTCACCACGGCACGCGCGCTCGGCTACGACCCCCAGGACGACTCCGAGCCCTTCGCCGAGAAGCTGATCGCCGAGCAGGGAGAGCTGCGGGACGGCAACGAGGCCCACGCCTACCTCGGCGGCCCGTTCGTGACGGACCCGCCGATCTGGCCGTACTGA
- a CDS encoding pectate lyase family protein — protein sequence MRGRQLAVTAGLLALLCVPAHAEDRDISRDTLPANDGWAAEGAGTTGGAAADAEHVFTVTDRAGLVRALDGGSDTPKIIRIAGTIDANTDDDGDRLDCSDYATGGYSLKKYLAAYDPRTWGSAKPSGPQEEARQASAAEQAERIVLPVGSNTTLVGLGDSAVLKGASLQVKNADNVIIRNLDVRDAYDCFPVWQPNTGGLGDWKAAYDAIWLTGATHVWVDHITASDRGHPDAKEPTYFARNYLRHDGLLDITGGSDLVTVSWSRFADHDKAMLIGNGDTATGDRGKLRVTLHHNAFESVVQRAPRVRFGQVHVYNNRYDITGDYHRYSLGVSTESKIFAENNAFHAPGHVEVADLVKSWNGSALHQSGTVFNGYPVDLLAIYNAYNSGSERDLTADVGWTPTLHGRIDSAEAADRAVARGAGAGRIR from the coding sequence ATGAGGGGCAGACAACTGGCTGTCACCGCTGGGCTGCTGGCGCTGCTGTGCGTCCCCGCGCACGCCGAGGACCGGGACATCAGCCGCGACACCCTGCCCGCGAACGACGGCTGGGCCGCCGAGGGCGCGGGCACCACCGGAGGCGCCGCCGCCGACGCCGAGCACGTCTTCACCGTCACCGACCGGGCCGGACTGGTCCGCGCCCTCGACGGCGGCAGCGACACCCCGAAGATCATCAGGATCGCCGGGACCATCGACGCCAACACCGACGACGACGGCGACCGCCTGGACTGCTCCGACTACGCCACCGGCGGCTACAGCCTGAAGAAGTACCTCGCCGCCTACGACCCCCGCACCTGGGGTTCCGCCAAGCCCAGCGGCCCGCAGGAGGAGGCCCGCCAGGCCTCCGCCGCGGAGCAGGCCGAGCGGATCGTGCTGCCCGTCGGCTCCAACACCACCCTCGTCGGACTCGGCGACTCGGCCGTCCTCAAGGGCGCCAGCCTCCAGGTCAAGAACGCCGACAACGTGATCATCCGCAACCTCGACGTACGCGACGCCTACGACTGCTTCCCCGTCTGGCAGCCCAACACCGGCGGCCTCGGCGACTGGAAGGCGGCCTACGACGCCATCTGGCTGACCGGCGCCACCCATGTGTGGGTCGACCACATCACCGCATCCGACCGGGGCCACCCGGACGCGAAGGAACCCACCTACTTCGCCCGCAACTACCTGCGCCACGACGGACTGCTCGACATCACAGGCGGCTCCGACCTGGTGACCGTCTCCTGGAGCCGGTTCGCCGACCACGACAAGGCGATGCTCATCGGCAACGGCGACACCGCCACCGGCGACCGGGGCAAGCTCCGGGTCACCCTGCACCACAACGCCTTCGAGTCGGTCGTGCAGCGCGCCCCGCGCGTCCGCTTCGGGCAGGTGCACGTCTACAACAACCGCTACGACATCACCGGCGACTACCACCGCTACTCCCTCGGCGTCTCCACCGAGTCGAAGATCTTCGCCGAGAACAACGCCTTCCACGCCCCCGGCCATGTGGAGGTCGCCGACCTGGTCAAGAGCTGGAACGGCAGCGCCCTGCACCAGAGCGGCACCGTTTTCAACGGCTACCCGGTCGACCTGCTCGCGATTTACAACGCCTACAACTCGGGCAGCGAGCGCGATCTGACCGCCGACGTCGGCTGGACCCCCACCCTGCACGGGCGGATCGACAGCGCCGAGGCGGCCGACCGGGCCGTGGCCCGCGGCGCGGGAGCGGGGAGGATCCGGTGA
- a CDS encoding dihydrodipicolinate synthase family protein — MSSVAFETQRAALADVVAIPVTPFAEDGSVAEDTYRALLRRLLDGGITTLTPNGNTGEFYALTPEERRLVTELTMDEAGDRAVVLVGVGHDVPTAVASARHARELGARMVMVHQPVHPYVSQGGWVDYHRAVAEAVPELGVVPYVRNPQLTGARLAELADACPNVIGVKYAVPDAARFAAFARDAGLERFVWVAGLAEPYAPSYFSAGATGFTSGLVNVAPAVSLNMIEALRSGDYPAAMKVWEQIRRFEELRADSGSANNVTVVKEALASLGLCRREVRPPSKPLPESERAEVAAIAAGWSI; from the coding sequence ATGAGCAGCGTGGCGTTCGAGACCCAGCGGGCGGCCCTGGCCGACGTGGTGGCGATCCCGGTGACCCCGTTCGCCGAGGACGGCTCCGTCGCCGAGGACACCTACCGGGCCCTGCTGCGCCGTCTGCTCGACGGCGGCATCACGACCCTCACCCCGAACGGCAACACCGGCGAGTTCTACGCCCTGACCCCCGAAGAGCGCCGTCTGGTCACCGAGTTGACCATGGACGAGGCAGGGGACCGGGCCGTCGTCCTGGTCGGGGTCGGGCACGACGTGCCGACCGCCGTCGCCTCCGCCCGGCACGCCCGGGAACTCGGCGCCCGGATGGTGATGGTCCACCAGCCCGTCCACCCCTACGTCTCCCAGGGTGGCTGGGTCGACTACCACCGGGCCGTCGCCGAGGCCGTGCCCGAGCTGGGCGTCGTCCCGTACGTCCGCAACCCGCAGCTCACCGGGGCCCGGCTCGCCGAACTCGCCGACGCCTGCCCGAACGTCATCGGCGTGAAGTACGCCGTCCCGGACGCCGCCAGGTTCGCAGCCTTCGCCCGGGACGCCGGTCTTGAGCGGTTCGTGTGGGTGGCGGGCCTCGCCGAGCCGTACGCCCCCTCCTACTTCTCGGCGGGCGCCACCGGATTCACCTCGGGGCTCGTCAACGTCGCCCCCGCCGTCTCCCTGAACATGATCGAGGCGCTGCGCTCCGGCGACTACCCGGCCGCCATGAAGGTCTGGGAGCAGATCCGCCGCTTCGAGGAACTGCGCGCCGACAGCGGCTCCGCCAACAACGTCACCGTCGTCAAGGAGGCCCTCGCCTCCCTCGGACTGTGCCGCCGTGAGGTCCGCCCGCCGAGCAAGCCGCTCCCGGAGAGCGAGCGCGCCGAGGTCGCCGCCATCGCCGCGGGGTGGTCGATATGA
- a CDS encoding MFS transporter, translating to MTIKSTWPLVLVLRDRNAGLYLSSVVVSGFGTSALWLASGVWVKDLTGSDGLAALCVLAMWLPTLAGPLLGTLADRGSRKPLLIGVNLLLAALLLTLVSVDAPGDLWLLYAVLFLYGAAGVVQDAAESALVADAVDPSLLGDFNGLRMTAAEGMKLLAPLAGAGLYAAYGGASVALLDAATFVLATGLYALLRVRERQPAPPTGNHRKRTAEGARHLWSHPVLRPLVLAGGATMLCAGVNGAMVYAVVDGLGHSPAYAGVLYAVQGAGSVAIGLLSGTALRRLGARRFAAYGIALLAVAVALRAVPSDPLALVSGAAIGAGLPAVLIATLTSVQRETPGPLLGRVTATANTLVYTPNVLGLATGATLVELTDHRLVLVALGGALLLTATPLFRRQARAERSGWRAPSDADAA from the coding sequence ATGACGATCAAGTCGACCTGGCCTCTCGTGCTCGTCCTGCGCGACCGCAACGCGGGGCTCTACCTCTCCTCCGTGGTGGTCTCCGGCTTCGGCACCTCGGCCCTGTGGCTCGCGTCCGGCGTCTGGGTCAAGGACCTCACCGGTTCGGACGGCCTGGCCGCACTGTGCGTGCTCGCCATGTGGCTGCCGACCCTGGCCGGCCCGCTGCTCGGCACCCTCGCCGACCGGGGCAGCCGCAAGCCGCTGCTGATCGGCGTGAACCTGCTCCTGGCCGCCCTCCTGCTCACCCTCGTGAGCGTCGACGCCCCGGGCGACCTGTGGCTGCTGTACGCGGTGCTGTTCCTGTACGGCGCGGCGGGAGTCGTCCAGGACGCGGCCGAATCGGCGCTGGTGGCCGACGCCGTCGACCCATCCCTGCTCGGCGACTTCAACGGCCTGCGCATGACGGCCGCCGAGGGCATGAAACTCCTGGCCCCGCTGGCGGGCGCGGGCCTGTACGCCGCGTACGGCGGTGCGAGCGTCGCCCTCTTGGACGCGGCGACGTTCGTGCTGGCCACAGGGTTGTACGCGCTACTGCGGGTCCGGGAGCGGCAGCCCGCCCCACCCACCGGAAACCACCGGAAGCGAACCGCCGAGGGCGCCCGCCACCTCTGGTCCCACCCCGTGCTGCGCCCCCTGGTCCTGGCGGGCGGCGCGACCATGCTGTGCGCCGGAGTGAACGGGGCGATGGTCTACGCCGTCGTCGACGGCCTCGGGCACTCCCCCGCGTACGCCGGTGTGCTGTACGCCGTCCAGGGCGCCGGGTCGGTGGCGATCGGCCTGCTCTCCGGCACGGCCCTGCGCCGACTGGGCGCGCGGCGCTTCGCGGCGTACGGCATCGCCCTGCTGGCCGTCGCGGTGGCCCTGCGGGCGGTGCCGTCCGACCCCCTGGCGCTGGTGTCCGGCGCGGCGATCGGCGCGGGCCTGCCCGCCGTACTGATCGCCACCCTGACCTCGGTACAGCGCGAGACCCCCGGCCCACTGCTGGGCCGCGTCACCGCCACGGCCAACACGCTGGTGTACACCCCGAACGTGCTCGGCCTGGCCACCGGGGCGACCTTGGTCGAACTGACCGACCACCGGCTGGTACTAGTGGCCCTGGGAGGGGCGCTGCTGCTGACGGCGACCCCGCTGTTCCGGCGCCAGGCGCGGGCGGAACGGAGCGGGTGGAGAGCGCCGTCGGATGCCGACGCGGCGTGA
- the araD gene encoding L-arabinonate dehydratase, with amino-acid sequence MTGRLSPEDLRSHQWYGAEGQLRTWSHNARMRQLGYEAEEYRGRPVIAVLNTWSDINPCHVHLRERAEAVKRGVWQAGGFPLEFPVATLSETYQKPTPMLYRNLLAMETEELLRSYPIDAAVLLGGCDKSTPALLMGAASADVPAIFAPAGPMLPGHWRGETLGSGTDMWKYWDEHRAGNLTDCELRELQGGLARSPGHCMTMGTASTMTAAAEALGMTLPGASSIPAVDSGHERMAAASGRRAVELAWTALKPSRILTREAFEDAVTTVLGLGGSTNAVIHLIAMAGRCRVRLTLDDFDRIARTVPVLANVRPGGQTYLMEDFYFAGGLPAFLSRITDLLHLDRPTVNGTLGEQIGDAVVHDDDVIRTRENPVAAEGGVAVLRGNLCPDGAVIKHIAAERHLLKHTGPAVVFDDYKTMQRTINDPSLGITPEHVLVLRGAGPKGGPGMPEYGMLPLPDYLLKQGVRDMVRISDARMSGTSYGACVLHVAPESYVGGPLALVRTGDSITLDVEARTLHLHVDDEELERRRADWTPPLTRYERGYGALYNEQITQADTGCDFEFLARSGKVQDPYAG; translated from the coding sequence ATGACCGGCAGGCTGAGCCCCGAGGACCTCAGGAGCCATCAGTGGTACGGCGCCGAGGGCCAGCTGCGCACCTGGTCGCACAACGCCCGTATGCGCCAGCTCGGTTACGAGGCGGAGGAGTACCGGGGCCGCCCGGTGATCGCCGTCCTGAACACCTGGTCCGACATCAATCCCTGCCATGTCCATCTGCGCGAGCGCGCCGAGGCGGTCAAGCGGGGCGTGTGGCAGGCCGGCGGCTTCCCGCTGGAGTTCCCGGTCGCCACGCTCTCCGAGACGTACCAGAAGCCGACCCCGATGCTCTATCGCAACCTCCTCGCGATGGAGACGGAGGAGCTGCTGCGGTCGTACCCGATCGACGCGGCGGTGCTGCTCGGCGGCTGCGACAAGTCGACGCCCGCGCTGCTCATGGGCGCGGCCTCGGCCGACGTACCGGCGATCTTCGCGCCGGCGGGGCCGATGCTGCCGGGCCACTGGCGCGGTGAGACCCTCGGGTCCGGCACCGACATGTGGAAGTACTGGGACGAGCACCGCGCGGGCAACCTGACCGACTGCGAACTCAGGGAGCTGCAGGGCGGACTGGCGCGTTCTCCCGGTCACTGCATGACCATGGGGACCGCGTCGACGATGACCGCGGCGGCGGAAGCCCTCGGTATGACACTGCCGGGCGCCTCCTCGATCCCGGCCGTCGACTCCGGGCACGAGCGGATGGCCGCCGCCTCCGGGCGCCGTGCCGTGGAGCTCGCCTGGACCGCGCTCAAACCGTCCCGGATCCTCACCCGCGAGGCCTTCGAGGACGCCGTCACCACGGTGCTCGGGCTCGGCGGTTCCACCAACGCCGTCATTCACCTGATCGCCATGGCGGGGCGCTGCCGGGTCCGGCTCACCCTCGACGACTTCGACCGCATCGCCCGCACCGTGCCGGTGCTCGCCAACGTCCGGCCCGGCGGACAGACGTACCTCATGGAGGACTTCTACTTCGCCGGCGGTCTGCCCGCCTTCCTCTCGCGGATCACCGACCTGCTGCACCTGGACCGGCCCACCGTCAACGGGACCCTGGGGGAGCAGATCGGGGACGCCGTCGTGCACGACGACGACGTCATCCGCACCCGCGAGAACCCGGTCGCCGCCGAGGGCGGAGTCGCCGTACTGCGCGGCAACCTCTGCCCCGACGGTGCCGTCATCAAGCACATCGCGGCCGAGCGGCACCTGCTCAAGCACACCGGGCCCGCCGTCGTCTTCGACGACTACAAGACGATGCAGCGCACCATCAACGACCCGTCGCTCGGCATCACCCCCGAGCACGTCCTCGTGCTGCGGGGCGCCGGCCCCAAGGGCGGCCCGGGCATGCCCGAGTACGGGATGCTGCCCCTGCCCGACTACCTGCTCAAGCAGGGCGTCCGGGACATGGTCCGGATCTCCGACGCCCGGATGAGCGGCACGAGTTACGGCGCGTGCGTGCTGCACGTGGCACCGGAGTCGTACGTCGGCGGACCGCTCGCCCTCGTCCGCACCGGCGACTCCATCACTCTCGACGTCGAGGCGCGCACCCTCCATCTCCACGTGGACGACGAGGAGCTGGAGCGGCGCAGGGCGGACTGGACACCGCCGCTCACCCGGTACGAGCGCGGCTACGGCGCGCTCTACAACGAGCAGATCACGCAGGCCGACACCGGCTGCGACTTCGAGTTCCTGGCCCGCTCGGGCAAGGTGCAGGACCCGTACGCGGGCTGA